A genomic segment from Hippoglossus stenolepis isolate QCI-W04-F060 chromosome 3, HSTE1.2, whole genome shotgun sequence encodes:
- the mtmr14 gene encoding myotubularin-related protein 14 isoform X1, protein MMAASSSPAGGFTGSGLSVRKSEEIADLIDLFSKTQYRAKEVTPRVEAIERRCLELFARDYKYSIIHNANGEVCGHYPRQIVFLEYESTDVESNRFESTLQISKLQDLVNRSKLARCRGRFVCPVILYNGKHICRSSTLAGWGELYGRTGYNYIFSGGTDDTWTESEEVPEDDSAVRNGDSQLFDKVRGHDIKLLRYLSIRYICDLMVENKKVKFGLNVTSSEKADKAQRYADFTLLSVPYPGCEFFKDYKDRDYTAEGLVFNWNQDYVDAPLTIPVCFTQNLNIDWTQYQSWDLVEQTQNYLKLLLHFINNDDQSGLLVHCISGWDRTPLFVSLLRLSLWADGAAHASLEPAEILYLTISYDWFLFGHMLPDRLSKGEEIFFFCFNFLKHIVSEKFSAVKKQRRKNSHFKDSEFTVEDLCQLKTRDRGSVTSLSSEFSLITEEVSGSLNNDAVDLFSSQPQASNWRKGPTSSPQMVVWNKQHPLEEHLSHPLNEARSSSSSSSNQSDHAVTRTGSSPLAVPGRRLAAEYTRSGSSLSTEYGSWQIVSGCGSIHDHAPFPPQLASTSSTSSAVAAPYDSPLPFSFRDDGASGRMFPFPSERQARLEAVREVFLAAYSSTVGLKSSAPSPSGAISGLLEQFARGVGLRGTNAIV, encoded by the exons ATGATGGCTGCCTCGTCCTCCCCGGCCGGCGGCTTCACGGGCTCCGGGCTGTCGGTCAGAAAGAGCGAGGAAATAGCGGATTTGATAGATTTGTTTTCCAAGACGCAGTACAGAGCTAAGGAAGTCACTCCTCGG GTAGAGGCGATAGAGAGGCGTTGTCTGGAGTTATTTGCCAGAGATTACAAGTACAGTATCATCCATAACGCCAATGGTGAAGTGTGCGGACATTACCCCCGACAGATAGTTTTCCTGGAGTATGAATCCACAGATGTCGAGAGCAACAG GTTTGAGAGCACATTGCAGATCAGTAAGCTGCAAGACCTAGTGAACCGGAGTAAGCTGGCTCGCTGCAGAGGAAGGTTTGTCTGCCCCGTCATCCTCTACAACGGCAAG CATATTTGCCGGTCGTCCACTCTGGCAGGCTGGGGGGAGTTGTATGGACGCACGGGCTACAACTACATCTTCTCGG ggggCACTGATGACACGTGGACAGAGTCAGAAGAGGTTCCAGAGGATGACAGTGCCGTCAG GAACGGAGACTCGCAGCTCTTTGACAAGGTCCGAGGCCACGACATTAAGCTGCTCCGTTACCTCTCGATTCGTTACATCTGTGACCTGATGGTGGAGAACAAGAAGGTTAAGTTTGGCCTAAA TGTGACCTCATCTGAGAAGGCAGACAAGGCTCAACGCTATGCAGACTTCACCTTGCTCTCTGTGCCTTATCCAG GGTGTGAGTTTTTTAAGGACTACAAAGACAGAGACTATACAGCCGAAGGTCTGGTGTTCAACTGGAATCAG GACTATGTGGATGCTCCTTTGACAATCCCTGTGTGCTTTACTCAGAACTTGAATATTGACTGGACTCAATACCAG TCGTGGGACCTGGTGGAGCAGACCCAGAActacctgaagctgctgctccacttCATCAACAATGATG ATCAGAGCGGCCTCCTGGTGCACTGTATATCAGGCTGGGACAGgactcctctgtttgtgtcccTTCTCAGGCTCTCCCTGTGGGCA GACGGTGCGGCGCATGCCAGCCTGGAGCCAGCTGAGATCCTGTATCTGACCATCAGTTACGACTGGTTCCTCTTCGG TCACATGCTGCCAGATCGACTCTCCAAAGGGGAGgag attttcttcttttgcttcAATTTTTTGAAGCACATTGTCTCAGAGAAGTTCTCTGCTGTTAAGAAACAGAG AAGGAAGAACTCTCACTTCAAAGACAGTGAATTCACTGTGGAGGATCTCTGCCAGTTAA AGACGAGGGATCGTGGCAGTGTGACCAGTCTCAGCAGTGAGTTCTCCCTCATTACTGAGGAGGTGAGCGGCAGCCTCAACAACGACGCTGTGGACCTGTTCTCCAGCCAGCCCCAGGCCTCCAACTG gagaaaaggccccacctcctctcctcagatgGTTGTTTGGAATAAGCAGCACCCTCTGGAGGAGCACCTCTCTCATCCACTTAATGAGGCCAGgtcttccagctcctcctcctccaaccaaTCAGATCATGCTGTCACGCGAACCGGCAGCAGCCCATTGGCTGTCCCAGGGAGAAG gTTAGCAGCAGAGTACACTCGGTCAGGTTCGTCGCTCTCTACAGAGTATGGCAGTTGGCAGATAGTTTCTGGTTGTGGAAGCATCCATGACCACGCGCCCTTCCCTCCACAACtggcctccacctcctccacctcgtcAGCCGTGGCTGCTCCCTATGACTCCCCTCTGCCCTTCAGTTTTAGAGATGACGGAGCCAGTGGGAGAAT GTTTCCCTTCCCCTCGGAGCGCCAGGCCCGTCTGGAGGCAGTGCGGGAAGTCTTCCTGGCAGCCTACAGCTCCACCGTGGGCCTCAAGTCTTCAGCGCCGAGCCCCTCTGGCGCCATCTCCGGCCTGCTGGAGCAGTTTGCCCGTGGGGTCGGCCTCCGAGGCACCAACGCCATCGTCTGA
- the mtmr14 gene encoding myotubularin-related protein 14 isoform X2 has translation MQYYSLGQDTVSLGGTDDTWTESEEVPEDDSAVRNGDSQLFDKVRGHDIKLLRYLSIRYICDLMVENKKVKFGLNVTSSEKADKAQRYADFTLLSVPYPGCEFFKDYKDRDYTAEGLVFNWNQDYVDAPLTIPVCFTQNLNIDWTQYQSWDLVEQTQNYLKLLLHFINNDDQSGLLVHCISGWDRTPLFVSLLRLSLWADGAAHASLEPAEILYLTISYDWFLFGHMLPDRLSKGEEIFFFCFNFLKHIVSEKFSAVKKQRRKNSHFKDSEFTVEDLCQLKTRDRGSVTSLSSEFSLITEEVSGSLNNDAVDLFSSQPQASNWRKGPTSSPQMVVWNKQHPLEEHLSHPLNEARSSSSSSSNQSDHAVTRTGSSPLAVPGRRLAAEYTRSGSSLSTEYGSWQIVSGCGSIHDHAPFPPQLASTSSTSSAVAAPYDSPLPFSFRDDGASGRMFPFPSERQARLEAVREVFLAAYSSTVGLKSSAPSPSGAISGLLEQFARGVGLRGTNAIV, from the exons ATGCAGTACTACAGTTTAGGCCAAGACACAGTTAGTTTAG ggggCACTGATGACACGTGGACAGAGTCAGAAGAGGTTCCAGAGGATGACAGTGCCGTCAG GAACGGAGACTCGCAGCTCTTTGACAAGGTCCGAGGCCACGACATTAAGCTGCTCCGTTACCTCTCGATTCGTTACATCTGTGACCTGATGGTGGAGAACAAGAAGGTTAAGTTTGGCCTAAA TGTGACCTCATCTGAGAAGGCAGACAAGGCTCAACGCTATGCAGACTTCACCTTGCTCTCTGTGCCTTATCCAG GGTGTGAGTTTTTTAAGGACTACAAAGACAGAGACTATACAGCCGAAGGTCTGGTGTTCAACTGGAATCAG GACTATGTGGATGCTCCTTTGACAATCCCTGTGTGCTTTACTCAGAACTTGAATATTGACTGGACTCAATACCAG TCGTGGGACCTGGTGGAGCAGACCCAGAActacctgaagctgctgctccacttCATCAACAATGATG ATCAGAGCGGCCTCCTGGTGCACTGTATATCAGGCTGGGACAGgactcctctgtttgtgtcccTTCTCAGGCTCTCCCTGTGGGCA GACGGTGCGGCGCATGCCAGCCTGGAGCCAGCTGAGATCCTGTATCTGACCATCAGTTACGACTGGTTCCTCTTCGG TCACATGCTGCCAGATCGACTCTCCAAAGGGGAGgag attttcttcttttgcttcAATTTTTTGAAGCACATTGTCTCAGAGAAGTTCTCTGCTGTTAAGAAACAGAG AAGGAAGAACTCTCACTTCAAAGACAGTGAATTCACTGTGGAGGATCTCTGCCAGTTAA AGACGAGGGATCGTGGCAGTGTGACCAGTCTCAGCAGTGAGTTCTCCCTCATTACTGAGGAGGTGAGCGGCAGCCTCAACAACGACGCTGTGGACCTGTTCTCCAGCCAGCCCCAGGCCTCCAACTG gagaaaaggccccacctcctctcctcagatgGTTGTTTGGAATAAGCAGCACCCTCTGGAGGAGCACCTCTCTCATCCACTTAATGAGGCCAGgtcttccagctcctcctcctccaaccaaTCAGATCATGCTGTCACGCGAACCGGCAGCAGCCCATTGGCTGTCCCAGGGAGAAG gTTAGCAGCAGAGTACACTCGGTCAGGTTCGTCGCTCTCTACAGAGTATGGCAGTTGGCAGATAGTTTCTGGTTGTGGAAGCATCCATGACCACGCGCCCTTCCCTCCACAACtggcctccacctcctccacctcgtcAGCCGTGGCTGCTCCCTATGACTCCCCTCTGCCCTTCAGTTTTAGAGATGACGGAGCCAGTGGGAGAAT GTTTCCCTTCCCCTCGGAGCGCCAGGCCCGTCTGGAGGCAGTGCGGGAAGTCTTCCTGGCAGCCTACAGCTCCACCGTGGGCCTCAAGTCTTCAGCGCCGAGCCCCTCTGGCGCCATCTCCGGCCTGCTGGAGCAGTTTGCCCGTGGGGTCGGCCTCCGAGGCACCAACGCCATCGTCTGA